A genomic region of Thunnus albacares chromosome 4, fThuAlb1.1, whole genome shotgun sequence contains the following coding sequences:
- the LOC122981185 gene encoding small vasohibin-binding protein: MEPACRKDKPKLNSTPTRGDRAKQKSAQQELKQRQRAEIYALNKVMTELEQQQFEAFCKQMQSQGE; encoded by the exons ATGGAGCCCGCCTGCCGTAAAGATAAGCCGAAGCTGAACTCCACCCCGACCAGAGGAGACAGAGCCAAGCAGAAGTCTGCACAGCAAGAGCTCAAACAGCGGCAGAGAGCAGAG ATCTATGCTTTGAACAAGGTGATGACCGAgttggagcagcagcagtttgaggCCTTTTGTAAACAGATGCAGTCACAAGGAGAGTGA